Proteins from a genomic interval of Paenibacillus sp. FSL H8-0048:
- a CDS encoding polyprenyl synthetase family protein, translated as MSHSELEPSGGAAGQQGREPLEQYIADVSRWVAAALSGVVPEQWDVPRVLRESMEYSLQAGGKRLRPLLVTAACEALGGSREAALPVAAAIEMVHTYSLIHDDLPAMDNDDYRRGKLTNHKVFGEAMAILAGDSLLTHAFYSVVQASRKYGVPAERVLSIVEDLAEMAGPRGMVGGQVADMEGEQGMTDLQQLQYIHLHKTGDLMIFSLLAGGRIAGADEGQLEALRRFGTQIGLAFQIQDDILDLVGDESKLGKKTGSDIKQQKVTYPYFIGLEASREEVKQLTAAAHLAILKGGFQDPSRLLEIADYLMSRDH; from the coding sequence CAGCAGGGCCGCGAACCGCTGGAGCAGTATATAGCAGACGTTAGCCGCTGGGTTGCTGCAGCCCTAAGCGGGGTCGTACCTGAGCAGTGGGACGTGCCCCGGGTCCTAAGAGAATCGATGGAATACTCGCTGCAAGCTGGGGGTAAGCGCCTGCGGCCGCTGCTGGTCACCGCTGCCTGCGAAGCGCTGGGCGGCAGCCGTGAAGCTGCGCTTCCTGTAGCAGCAGCGATTGAAATGGTGCACACTTATTCTCTGATTCATGATGATCTTCCGGCGATGGATAATGATGACTACCGGCGCGGCAAGCTGACGAACCATAAGGTCTTCGGGGAAGCGATGGCCATTCTGGCCGGAGATTCGCTGCTGACCCATGCATTCTACAGTGTGGTACAAGCCTCCCGTAAGTATGGGGTTCCGGCAGAGCGCGTGCTGTCCATCGTGGAGGATCTGGCCGAGATGGCAGGCCCGCGCGGTATGGTCGGCGGTCAGGTAGCCGATATGGAAGGCGAGCAGGGAATGACCGACCTGCAGCAGCTCCAGTACATTCATCTGCACAAGACTGGCGATCTGATGATCTTCTCCTTGCTTGCAGGCGGCAGAATCGCCGGTGCGGATGAGGGACAGCTGGAGGCCCTGCGCCGGTTCGGCACACAGATTGGCCTGGCCTTCCAGATTCAGGATGATATTCTGGACCTCGTCGGCGATGAGAGTAAGCTGGGCAAAAAAACCGGCAGTGATATCAAGCAGCAGAAGGTGACCTATCCGTATTTCATCGGCCTTGAAGCTTCGCGCGAAGAGGTGAAGCAGCTTACGGCTGCTGCGCATCTGGCGATTCTAAAAGGAGGGTTCCAGGACCCGTCCCGGCTGCTGG